One window of Streptococcus suis genomic DNA carries:
- a CDS encoding CtsR family transcriptional regulator: MAMKNTSDYIEEHIKAILEQVNVAELRRSELASRFEVVPSQINYVIKTRFTASRGYIVESKRGGGGYIRIGRITFSDKHELVRDLLNNMGDQLSATVYNDILQLLFDEKLMTEREGNLFLATGTDEVLGKEAAGIRARMMRQILRRLDRKED; the protein is encoded by the coding sequence ATGGCGATGAAAAATACATCAGACTATATCGAAGAGCATATCAAGGCTATCTTGGAGCAGGTCAATGTGGCGGAACTCCGTCGGAGTGAATTGGCTAGTCGGTTTGAGGTCGTGCCCAGTCAGATAAACTATGTCATTAAGACACGGTTTACAGCCAGTCGGGGTTATATTGTGGAAAGTAAACGCGGTGGCGGAGGCTATATCCGAATTGGCCGCATTACCTTTTCGGACAAGCATGAATTGGTTCGTGATTTGTTAAATAATATGGGCGACCAGTTGTCTGCGACCGTTTATAATGATATTTTACAGCTCTTGTTTGATGAGAAATTGATGACAGAACGAGAGGGCAATTTGTTTCTTGCGACGGGTACAGATGAGGTGCTCGGCAAGGAAGCGGCAGGTATCCGGGCCCGCATGATGCGTCAGATTTTACGGCGCTTAGATAGGAAAGAGGATTAG
- a CDS encoding type II toxin-antitoxin system RelE/ParE family toxin gives MYRIDYSKRAQRQIRKMDKQVQRLLFTWIDKHLDGTENPRQHGKGLTDNRANEWGYRIGDYRLIYDIQEDKLVILALEFGHRKDIY, from the coding sequence ATGTACCGTATTGACTATTCCAAAAGAGCACAGCGTCAGATTCGTAAAATGGATAAGCAGGTACAGAGGTTACTATTTACCTGGATTGACAAACATCTGGACGGTACAGAAAATCCTAGGCAGCATGGCAAGGGCTTGACAGATAACCGAGCTAATGAATGGGGCTATCGTATCGGCGATTACAGACTGATTTACGATATTCAAGAGGATAAGCTGGTTATTCTGGCCCTTGAGTTTGGACACCGTAAAGATATTTATTAG
- a CDS encoding DUF6290 family protein codes for MSTVTVRLNQEEETFFKSYAQLTGQSLSSLFKKALERTIEDEFDLKIYHQAYKEYQDDPETISHADFKKELGF; via the coding sequence ATGAGTACAGTGACAGTTCGATTGAACCAAGAAGAGGAAACTTTTTTCAAAAGTTACGCGCAGTTGACAGGCCAAAGCCTCTCGAGTTTATTTAAGAAGGCGCTGGAGCGGACTATAGAAGATGAGTTTGATTTAAAAATCTACCACCAAGCCTATAAGGAGTACCAAGACGACCCTGAAACCATTTCGCACGCTGACTTCAAGAAAGAGCTAGGTTTTTAA
- a CDS encoding thiol reductase thioredoxin produces MDFQTYIEDFTTVTVQEAEKLLADKEGDILFIGRATCPYCNRFVPKLHKVSQENQLTINFLDSSQMSPALQNLRDHYGVPTVPGLLVAKADGVQVRCDSSMTEEEILNFLS; encoded by the coding sequence ATGGATTTCCAAACTTACATCGAAGATTTTACAACTGTTACTGTGCAAGAGGCTGAAAAGCTCTTGGCAGATAAAGAGGGGGACATTCTCTTCATCGGTCGCGCCACCTGCCCCTACTGCAATCGCTTTGTACCGAAACTCCACAAGGTCTCTCAGGAAAATCAGCTGACCATCAACTTCCTGGACTCTAGCCAGATGAGCCCAGCTCTTCAAAACCTTCGTGACCACTACGGTGTCCCAACTGTACCAGGTCTCCTCGTCGCCAAAGCAGACGGTGTCCAAGTTCGTTGCGACTCTAGCATGACGGAAGAAGAGATTTTGAATTTCCTTTCTTAA
- the purR gene encoding pur operon repressor — translation MKLRRSERMVVISNYLINHPYELTSLNTFAEKYESAKSSISEDIAIIKKAFEESSIGHIETITGASGGVVFTPSISKEESIEIAQSLRNQMAESSRILPGGYIYSSDLLSTPHVLKNVGRIIADAFKAEKIDAVMTVATKGVPLANAVANVLNVPFVIVRRDLKITEGSTVSVNYVSGSSDRIEKMFLSKRSLKAGSRVLIVDDFLKNGGTINGMISLLTEFDSTLVGVAVFAENQKGDRSVANYKSLLAVTDINVKENRVDVELGNIFDSK, via the coding sequence ATGAAATTAAGAAGAAGTGAACGGATGGTGGTTATTTCCAATTACCTGATTAACCACCCCTATGAATTAACCAGTTTGAATACCTTTGCGGAAAAGTACGAATCAGCCAAGTCTTCGATTTCAGAGGACATTGCCATTATCAAAAAAGCTTTTGAAGAGAGCTCTATCGGACATATCGAGACCATTACGGGTGCTAGTGGGGGTGTTGTCTTTACGCCGTCTATTTCTAAGGAAGAGTCGATCGAGATTGCCCAGAGCCTTCGCAATCAGATGGCGGAAAGTAGCCGTATCCTGCCTGGTGGCTATATTTATTCGTCGGATTTGCTGTCGACGCCCCATGTATTAAAAAATGTTGGCCGCATTATCGCGGATGCCTTTAAGGCAGAGAAGATTGATGCTGTTATGACCGTGGCGACCAAGGGGGTTCCTTTGGCCAATGCCGTTGCCAACGTCCTCAATGTTCCCTTTGTTATCGTTCGTCGGGACTTGAAAATTACTGAAGGTTCGACCGTTTCGGTCAACTATGTGTCGGGTTCTAGCGACCGGATCGAGAAGATGTTCCTCTCTAAGCGCAGTCTCAAGGCCGGTAGCCGGGTGCTCATTGTCGATGACTTTTTGAAAAATGGTGGCACTATCAACGGTATGATTAGCCTCTTGACAGAGTTTGACTCGACCTTGGTCGGTGTAGCAGTTTTTGCGGAAAATCAAAAAGGCGACCGCAGTGTGGCTAACTACAAGTCTCTGCTAGCCGTGACCGATATCAATGTCAAAGAAAACCGAGTGGACGTTGAGTTGGGAAATATTTTTGATAGCAAGTAA